From a single Rhodococcus qingshengii JCM 15477 genomic region:
- a CDS encoding DUF1206 domain-containing protein, with translation MMNKESSPHDQKSVASTAADVAQNNVFERFARAGFVVSGVVHLLIGYIAIRLALGGSGSADQSGAMAELAGKPGGVFALWVGVVAFLAMALWRLAEAALGSSSSPSSDDKKKEFFNRAKALGISLVYFGFAFTAFGFARGSGKSSSGQSAGITARLMENTLGTIALVIGGIAIIAVGVYHVYKGASQNFLDDLKGTPSNFVRRLGTVGYVAKGLAIAAVGILVLLAVNSSEPGKSSGLDGAFKTLGAQPYGVALLILAGLGIITYGLYCFVMARSTKM, from the coding sequence ATGATGAATAAAGAATCGTCACCGCACGACCAGAAGAGCGTCGCGTCCACGGCGGCTGACGTCGCACAGAACAATGTCTTCGAGCGCTTTGCCCGTGCCGGATTCGTCGTCAGCGGTGTGGTTCATCTGCTGATCGGATATATCGCGATCCGCCTTGCTCTCGGTGGATCCGGGTCTGCGGACCAATCGGGTGCGATGGCCGAGTTGGCAGGAAAGCCAGGGGGTGTCTTCGCTCTGTGGGTCGGCGTCGTGGCCTTCCTTGCCATGGCGTTGTGGAGATTGGCCGAAGCTGCGTTGGGAAGCTCGTCGTCGCCGTCCTCTGACGACAAGAAGAAAGAGTTCTTCAACCGCGCAAAGGCTCTGGGCATTTCGCTCGTCTATTTCGGTTTTGCTTTCACTGCATTCGGATTCGCCCGCGGTAGCGGGAAGTCCAGCAGCGGTCAGAGTGCGGGGATCACGGCGCGTTTGATGGAGAACACGCTTGGAACTATCGCATTGGTGATCGGCGGGATCGCGATCATCGCCGTTGGTGTGTACCACGTGTACAAGGGCGCGAGCCAGAACTTCCTCGATGATCTGAAAGGCACACCCAGCAACTTCGTGCGCCGACTCGGAACCGTCGGGTACGTCGCCAAGGGCTTGGCCATCGCTGCAGTCGGCATTCTGGTTCTTCTTGCGGTCAACAGTTCCGAACCCGGCAAGTCCTCCGGACTCGACGGAGCGTTCAAGACGCTGGGCGCGCAGCCGTACGGAGTGGCGCTGCTGATCCTTGCCGGATTGGGCATCATCACCTACGGGCTCTACTGCTTCGTGATGGCGCGCTCGACGAAGATGTAG
- a CDS encoding serine/threonine dehydratase: protein MTLTADNNAGPVAIERSDVEAARTRIAGLVRRTPIFRTALPTPQGEVPVLFKLEYLQHGGSFKVRGSLNAVERAVADGTMPDAGVVIASGGNAAIGAAWAARRRGLTCTVVVPETAPDAKVKALGELGATVHKVGDRYALAAAAAADIARTSGALELHAYDLPDIVSGAGTIALELEDDASGPITYCVAVGGGGLVSGIVAAARPEDHVVAVEPTGAATLHTSLDAGRPVDIEVNSIAGDSLGATRIGAIAWETLHESSVDSVVVEDDSIRQARAFLWREFRILVELGTAAALAPVLNGTVSPPSDGELCVVLCGANTHPTDL, encoded by the coding sequence ATGACTCTCACCGCCGACAACAATGCAGGTCCAGTGGCAATCGAGCGCTCGGACGTCGAAGCTGCGCGGACTCGTATCGCGGGACTGGTGCGGCGTACTCCGATCTTTCGCACTGCGCTACCGACGCCACAGGGTGAGGTACCGGTTCTGTTCAAGCTCGAGTACCTCCAGCACGGCGGTTCCTTCAAAGTGCGCGGCAGTCTCAATGCAGTGGAACGAGCGGTCGCCGACGGCACCATGCCCGATGCCGGCGTGGTGATCGCGTCTGGCGGCAACGCTGCAATCGGGGCCGCGTGGGCAGCGCGGCGACGAGGACTCACCTGCACAGTGGTGGTGCCGGAGACAGCGCCTGATGCCAAGGTGAAGGCTCTCGGAGAGTTGGGTGCAACCGTTCACAAGGTAGGCGACCGGTATGCACTCGCTGCTGCCGCTGCGGCGGACATCGCACGCACCAGCGGTGCGCTCGAACTGCATGCCTACGACCTGCCCGACATCGTCAGTGGGGCCGGCACCATCGCTCTCGAGCTCGAAGACGACGCATCCGGACCGATCACGTATTGCGTTGCAGTCGGCGGCGGCGGATTGGTCTCTGGAATCGTCGCGGCGGCTCGTCCCGAAGATCACGTGGTAGCCGTCGAGCCGACCGGAGCTGCCACCTTGCACACCTCGCTCGATGCGGGGCGTCCGGTGGATATCGAAGTAAACAGTATCGCCGGAGACTCGTTGGGGGCTACACGAATTGGTGCCATCGCCTGGGAGACACTGCATGAGAGTTCGGTAGACAGTGTTGTGGTCGAAGATGATTCGATCCGACAGGCGCGGGCATTCCTGTGGCGGGAGTTCCGGATTCTGGTGGAGTTGGGAACCGCAGCAGCATTGGCTCCGGTTCTGAACGGAACGGTGTCGCCGCCGTCCGACGGTGAACTGTGCGTGGTTTTATGCGGAGCCAACACACATCCGACCGACCTGTAA
- a CDS encoding NAD(P)-dependent oxidoreductase has protein sequence MSKIAVFGGNGFAGSAIAKEAASRGHEVTVVARSAQSGTDTNVVQGSVHDNTIVEQITADNDVVVVAIPAREIDGKRLLDAVTPLADAAARNGARIAVVGGAGSLLVSEGGPRVVDTPDFPDAYKGEALAHADVLDALRATDSNVDWFYVSPAAAFGAHAGVAPKGSFQLGGDILLTDAEGNSAIAGEDYAHAFVDEIETPAHRRQRFTVAH, from the coding sequence ATGTCGAAGATCGCAGTATTCGGTGGAAACGGTTTTGCAGGAAGCGCAATCGCGAAAGAAGCCGCTTCACGCGGCCACGAGGTAACCGTCGTCGCTCGCAGCGCGCAGTCCGGAACCGACACGAATGTCGTGCAGGGTTCTGTTCACGACAACACGATCGTGGAGCAGATCACGGCAGACAACGACGTCGTTGTCGTTGCCATCCCCGCTCGCGAGATCGACGGCAAGCGCCTGCTCGACGCCGTCACTCCCCTCGCAGATGCCGCCGCACGCAACGGTGCTCGCATTGCCGTAGTCGGTGGCGCCGGCAGCCTGTTGGTCTCCGAGGGTGGGCCACGCGTCGTCGACACCCCCGACTTCCCGGACGCATACAAGGGTGAGGCACTCGCTCACGCCGACGTCCTCGATGCGCTCCGCGCGACCGACAGCAATGTCGACTGGTTCTACGTGAGCCCGGCCGCTGCGTTCGGTGCCCATGCCGGCGTCGCCCCGAAGGGATCGTTCCAGTTGGGTGGCGACATTCTCCTGACGGACGCCGAGGGCAACTCCGCCATCGCGGGCGAAGACTACGCACACGCTTTTGTCGACGAGATCGAGACTCCGGCCCACCGTCGCCAGCGTTTCACCGTCGCACACTGA
- a CDS encoding nuclear transport factor 2 family protein produces MTVPAAAALLLTACSNDAESATPSSSTTSTSVVAEQGDQLESNKTVVTDFYELAFNGRQVQQAADRYLGDVYIQHNPTAADGAAGFVSGIGGYVEATPGLHAEITRVFAEGDLVALQSHTTSAPGDRGQAVFDIFRVDNGKIVEHWDAIQDVPETSANPNTMFDGPTSSPSKSSEVLERNTANALTFLQLAFNEGKAAEAADQLVGPTYTQHNPSFADGKDAFVTTLAGIEPVTEDKATKFPRTVAEGDFVFVQTFASSGEGTAGSGSMDIFRFDENGKIVEHWDAVQDYPSTTASGNTVWDDGR; encoded by the coding sequence ATGACTGTTCCCGCTGCCGCCGCACTCCTGCTCACCGCGTGCTCCAACGACGCGGAATCCGCAACGCCCAGCAGTTCTACGACGTCCACGAGCGTTGTTGCCGAACAGGGCGATCAACTCGAATCCAACAAGACCGTCGTCACGGACTTCTACGAACTGGCGTTCAACGGCCGTCAGGTACAGCAAGCCGCCGACCGGTACCTTGGCGACGTCTACATCCAGCACAACCCCACCGCCGCCGATGGGGCAGCCGGATTTGTCAGCGGCATAGGCGGTTACGTCGAGGCCACACCCGGATTGCATGCCGAGATCACTCGCGTTTTCGCCGAGGGCGATCTGGTTGCCCTCCAGTCCCACACCACGTCTGCACCCGGCGACCGCGGCCAGGCGGTATTCGACATCTTCCGCGTCGACAACGGCAAGATCGTCGAACACTGGGATGCCATTCAAGACGTGCCGGAAACGTCCGCGAATCCGAACACGATGTTCGACGGACCCACCTCGTCGCCGTCCAAGTCGTCAGAAGTCTTGGAGCGCAACACGGCCAACGCGTTGACGTTCCTGCAGCTCGCCTTCAACGAAGGCAAAGCCGCCGAGGCTGCCGACCAGCTGGTCGGTCCGACCTACACGCAGCACAACCCCTCGTTCGCTGACGGCAAGGACGCATTTGTCACCACACTGGCCGGGATCGAACCCGTTACCGAAGACAAGGCCACCAAGTTTCCACGGACGGTAGCCGAGGGCGACTTCGTCTTTGTTCAGACCTTCGCTTCGTCCGGTGAGGGAACGGCCGGCAGCGGCTCGATGGACATCTTCCGATTCGACGAGAACGGCAAAATCGTCGAGCATTGGGACGCCGTCCAGGACTACCCGTCGACGACTGCAAGCGGCAACACCGTGTGGGACGACGGTCGCTGA